From the Desulfobacterales bacterium genome, the window TCCTCCGGGGTGCGCTCGTTCCAATAACCGACCAGCACATGTTTGGACATCTTGGCAAAATCAAACATGGTATCAACCACCGCCTCCACCCGCTTTCTCCGCTCCTCTTTCATATCAGGCGCGAGCAGTTGCTCGTCCTGGAGGATACGGAGAACTTCCTGCACCGCGTCCTTGACCTGGGAGAGCGGGTCGTTGGCCGCGGGACTCAGCCGGGCAAGGCCCCAGGCAAACAGTACCACCGCCGCTGACAGCCAGATTATTTTTGTTCTAGAGCCGGTTCGTCCTGTCATCACTGTTATCCGTTGGTGGGTTTGGGATAATCATACCGTGGGGTTATACACCCCGGGATCAGTTATATCCGTTGTTGGTTTTACAGCAAAAAATCACCTTGCCGGGCCGTCTCCCCGGCCGGACAGGTCGTTGATCCGGCCCTGACGATACTGGTAGTAAATATCACGCATGGCCGAATAGGGATCAAGCGAGGTTGTTATAAACAGCTCATAATCGCCCAGGGTAAGCGAGGCGTGGTTGAGCTCCTCCACGCCATAAAACAGGGCCGAGGTTTCCAGGCGGCCGTTGGCAACATAGGTCAGGGGCTCCAGAAAGGCGTCCCCGACCATGCCCACGGTGTCCCGGACGGTCGACGGCCCGAGCAGCGGCCAGTTCAGATAGATGCCGGGCCCGATCCCGTACACCCCGAGGGTCTGGCCCAGATCTTCTTCCAGGGGCGGCGCCAGCCCGAAACCGTCCCTGGCCGCGTCGGCAAGGCCGACAACGCCGAGCGTGGAATTCAGCGCGAACCGGGCCAGTTCAATCCCGGCCGCATTCACCTTGCCCTGGAGAATGTTGTTGACCATTCGCACCGGCGCGGACAGGTTTGTAAAAAAATTACGCACACAGATCCGGACATCCTCGGCCGTCACCCTTGCGTATACCGTGGCCACGGGCTTGATCACCCGGAAATAGAGCCTGTCGTTAAACCGGAAAAAAAACCGGTTCAGCGGCTCCAGGGGATCGGCAATCGCCGGCCGGGCGGTATCGGTCTCCTCTTCCTCGCCCAGGAGCCAGACCTCGTCCCCATCTGCAAACCCCGCCTGGTCCGCCGGCCCGCCGCCGGACGCGGCAATCGACCGCCCTCCCCCGGTTTCACCGGCAAAACAAGGGGTAACACCCGGTACGGCCCAGACCGGCAACAGCAGCAGAAACAACCATGCAGCCGCTTTTCCGTTTTTCTTTTTCATGGCCGTCACCTTTCAATCGTGATGAACTCGTAACAACCCGAAAGGCTTCAAATGCCACCCAATAAAATCAACAAGTTACAAGACGAATCACGTCCGTCGAGCGGGTTGTTGCGAGACCGACAATCGTAACTAACCAGCATGGCTGGACCATATTTTCAGGCCGCAGCCACAACCAACAATGAAAACCTCTCCGGACAACAAGCTTCGTCCGGCAAGACTTTCATATAAATCACGGGGGCATAACCCCGCGGCATCATTAGCCCCAAACCGGAAAGCAATCACATGTTGCCGAAGATGTACTTGCTGACCAGGGCCTCGATGTCAATGGCCGACTCGGTCTCGAGAATCATCCCGCCGTCTGCCAGCGGTTCGCCGCCGCCGTCCTGCAGGATCCGGATATACTTGTCACCGATAAGTCCCCGGGTCTTGATCGAGGCAATGGCGTCTTTGCCGATTTTAACGTTCTTGTCAATCAACATCACCACCCGGGCCATGTCATCGGCCGCCAGAACAATCTTCGCTACCCGGCCCACCACCACCCCGGCGATCTCCACCGAGGCCCCTGGTTTCAAACCGGTCACATTATCAAACTCCGCCTGCAGGGTGTAGTTTTTTTCCATGGCAAAGATCGAAAATTCACCCAGCTGCAGGGATAGATAGACAAAGGCGAAAAAACCCGTGATCATGAAAATCCCCACCGTCAGTTCGGTTGTCAGCTTCTTCATAGTCCCTGTTCCGCCGATTGGCTTTGATAGATTTGGCCCATGGTCATCTTGACGAACTCCCTGATCTCCGGGTCGTCGGACCATTGAATCTCCTCGGGACTGGAAAATTGCTTCATCCCGCCGTCATTGAGAATGATTACCTGATCCGCCAGATTGAACACCTTGGGGATATCATGGCTGACAATCACCGCGGTGTAGCCGAGCCGGCAATGGGTCCGGTCAAAGAGCCGGTAGATCTCCATGGTCCTGGCCGGATCAAGACCGGTGGTGGGTTCATCGAACAACATGATCCTGGGATCGAGTTGCAGGGCCCGGGCCAGACCCACCCTTTTTTTCATCCCCCCGCTGAGTTGGGCCGGATACTTGTCCTGGTGTCCGGCAAGGTCCAGTTGCTCCAGGGTGGTCATCACCCGCTCCCGGATCTGCCGGCGGCTGCTTCGGGTCCGCTCCTGCAACGGCAGGGCCACGTTACCGAACACGGTCAGGGAATCGAACAGGGCCGCGCCCTGGAAGAGTACCCCGAAATTGGTCCGTAACTCTCCCAGTTGACGCGGGCTCATCCGGGCCACATCCCGGCCCTCGACCAGCACCTGCCCGGAATCGGGCCGCATCAGCCCGAGGATCAGCCTCAGGGTAACGCTCTTGCCCTGGCCGCTCTGCCCGGCGATAACCGTGGTTCTGCCCACCGGGATCTCCAGGTTCACCCGGTTGAGCACCACCTGGGGGCCAAAGCGCTTGACCACGTCGACGAACTGAATAATCGGCTTACTCATAGCAGCATGGCGGTGAGGAGATAGTCCCAGACCAGAATGGAGATTGAAGAGAGTACCACCGCCTGGGTGGTTACCCGGCTGACGCTCTCGGCCCCGAAGCCGGCACCGCGGATATCCTGGACAAAGTAGCCGCGGCCGATGCAGATCCAGGCAATCAGCACCGCGAAAACCATTGACTTGATCAGACCGAGATTGATGTCCTGGTTGACAACGCTGTTCTCCATCCCGCTGAAATAGGCCCCCGGGTTAACGCCGAGCAGCTTGACCCCGGCCAGATAACCGCCGAATATCCCGACCACATCAAAGAACAGGGTAAGAATCGGTACTGCTATCAGGGTGGCCAGAAACTTGGGGGCGATCAGATAGCGAAAGGGGTCCACGGCCATGCATTCCAAGGCGTCGATCTGCTCGGAAATCCGCATAATCCCCAGCTCGGCGCACATGGCCGAACCGGCCCGGCCGGTAACCATCAATGCGGTGAGCACCGGACCCAGCTCCCGGATCAGGCTCAGGGCAACGGCCGAACCGAGCAGCCCCTCGGAGCCGAACTGGCGCAGGGTATAGTAGCCCTGCAGCCCCAGGACCAGCCCGGTGAAGGCAGCGGTGAAAAAAATCACCACAACCGAGTTGGCGCCGATCAAGCGGATTTCCCTGACCAGGGCGGCCAGCCGGAACGGCTGCTTCACGGTCCCCTTCAGGGTGGAGAGCAGGAAAAGCCCCATCCGGCCGAGATCGTAAACATAGTATATGGTGCTGTTGCCCAGCCTTTCGATCCGTTGCAGCAAGCTCTCACCGTCGGTACTGTCTGCTCAGCCGGAATAGTCCTGCTCAGCCATCTCGATAAAGTTACATGACCATCAGCCTTGAATAACTGTTCATCAGATAACACACAAGCATGCACATTATCGGAGCGGTCGCCTGCTTGTCAAGCAAGAAGAAAATCGCCCCAAAAGCGCCGGCCTTGCCATGCCGGAGTAACGCCTTTCATTGTTTGCTTGTGGCCGGGCGGATATGGTCCAGTTGAAAGCTGTTGCATTTCCCCGTGCACATTTGCTAGTTTGTGTCCGTCCAGAAATGAGCAATTTCGTTCAAGATCAAGGATCGCGAAAAAAATAACCGGAGTCATATAAATGATATTACGAGGATTATTTTTTTGAGCATGACGCCGAGATTGGGCGAAAGGGCCATTTCTGGATGGGCACTAGTTTGTGTTCTGTGTTACTATACCGCTGATCTTAAACTCGATTATCTCAATCCAGGCGGCCAACGTGCCCACCATCCCTGCCCGGCCTGTAACTGGCTCACAGGGAATGTAACTCGGCGCTATCATTACCCCCAAACCGGCGATCGCTTACCCTGGCCTTTCTCCTGGTCGAGCCGGGCCGCTCAAGACAAACCAGCATGGCTGGACCATAACTTTTCGGCCGCAGCCACAACCAACAATAAAAATCTTTCCGGACAGCGGGCTTTGTCCGGCACGACTTTCATATAAACAAGGGAGAATGGAAGTGAATACCAACAGTGGCGCATCCGACCATCCCTGCCCCAGGCCCGACCCGGCCGGCACGGAGCCCTGCACCATTGTCATCTTCGGCGCTTCCGGCGATCTCACCGCCAGGAAACTGATCCCGGCGCTCTGCAGCCTGTACGCATCCGGACGGCTGCCGCAACCGATCACTGTGGTTGGCTGCGGCAGAACGGTGATGAGCCATGAGCAGTTCCGGGCAAGGCTCAAAAACGGCTGGTCCGGAGACGACCCGGCCTGGACCCGGTTCGCCGGACAGCTGTTCTATCATCCAGTGGCCTATGACTCGGCCGACTCCTTCCAGGGGCTGGCCGAGTTTCTCCGGGACCTGGACCAGTCACGCAATACCGCCGGGAACCGGATCTTCTATCTCGCCACCCCGCCCTTCCTCTACCCGGTTGTTGCCGGGATGCTCGGTGATCTCGGCCTGGCGGCAGAGGGAACCAGCGGCAACGGCTGGGCCCGGATCGTGGTGGAAAAACCCTTTGGCCGCGACCTGACAACAGCCATGGAACTGGATCGAAAACTGCATACCGGCTTCCAGGAGCAGCAGGTGTTCCGGATCGACCATTACCTGGCCAAGGAAACGGTCCAGAACATCTTGATGCTCCGTTTTGCCAATGCCATCTTCGAGCCGATCTGGAACCGGAGCTTTATCGATTATGTGGGGATCATTGCCGGCGAGCAACTGGGAGTGGAACATCGGGCCGGTTATTATGACCGGGCCGGGGTGCTGCGCGACATGTTCCAGAACCACATGATGCAGCTGCTGGCCCTTACCGCCATGGAGCCGCCCTCCCTGTTCGAGGCCGACCGGGCCCAGGACGAAAAGGCCAAGGTATACCGGTCCCTCAAGCCCTTTGCAGCGGCAAGCATCCAGGACAATCTGATTCTGGGCCAGTACGGGGCCGGTTCCATTGCCGGCAAACCGGTGGCAGCATACCGGCAAGAGCCCGGGGTCGACCCCGACTCCCTGACCCCCACCTTTGCCCTGATGCGGCTCCATATCGACAACTGGCGCTGGCAGGGAGTTCCCTTTTACCTGGCCTCGGGCAAACGGCTCCGTAACAAGGTGACCCGGATCGTGGTCCAGTTCAAGGAGGTCCCCCACTCCATGTTCCGGCAGGTGCTGGGCGAGCATATCAGCGCCAACCGGCTGATCCTCGGCATCTATCCCCGGGAGGAGATCAGCCTGACCTTTCAGGCCAAGCGTCCGGGCTCCAAGTTCTGCCTGCAACCGGTTACCATGGATTTTAACTATGACACCAGCTTCAGCAGCCCCAGGCCCGATGCCTACCAGAACGTACTCCTGGATTGCATCCAGGGCGATCAGATGCTGTTCTGGCGGCAGGACGGGGTGGAACTCTGCTGGTCGTTCCTGTCGCCGATTCTTGAGGCCTGCGAAGCATGCCCTGATCCGGACATGCTTTTAAAAAGCTATCCAGCCGGCAGTTGGGGACCGGCGCCGGCGGAAAAATGGATGCGGTTGATCGTCAACCCGTTTCCGGGCGGGTACGAATCAACCCCCCGCCCTGGGAGTCCTGCATAACAAACATCAACCTAAAGGGAGAGCTGACCGCATGGAGACCTACTACCAGCCCAAGGATCTTGCAAAATTCGGTGATATCGGCAAAGGCGCGCCCGAACTCGGCAGAAAATTCTTTGAATACTACAACGCGGTGTTTGCCGACGGCGAACTGAGCGAACGGGAAAAATCCCTGATCGCCCTGGCCGTGGCCCATGCCGTCCAGTGTCCTTACTGTATCGACGCCTATACCCAGGCCTGCCTGGAAAAGGGCTCCAATGTCGATGAAATGACCGAGGCGATCCATGTGGCCACTGCCATCCGCGGCGGGGCATCCCTGGTCCACGGCGTCCAGATGCGAAATGTAGCAGGTAAACTTTCATTGTAATCGGAGCCCTGCCGCCGGCCGCCGCCTTACGGCATGCACCACGACCAACCAGCATGGCTGGACCATGACTTTTGGGCCGCAGCCACAACCAACAATGAAAATCTCTCCGGACAACGAGCTTCGTCCGGAACGACTTTCATATAAACGGAACATGATGCTGAACAGGGAAAAAAACTCCTTCCGGCAGACACTGGCCAGCCACGGTATCAGGCTGACCCGCGGCCGGGCCACCACCCTGCAGGTCAATGTCGGCCTGCTCTGCAACCAGAGCTGCCATCATTGTCATCTCAATGCCGGACCCGGCCGGGACGAGGTCATGGGCCAAGAGACCATTGATCAGGTGGTGGCCCTGGCAGGAAGATTCCGCTTTGAAACCATTGACATCACCGGCGGGGCCCCGGAAATGAATCCCCATATAAGCGATCTGCTCCGCCGGCTGGCCCCCCTTGCGCCAACAGTGATCCTCCGCTCCAACCTCACCGCTGTCTCCGAGCCCGGCCGGCGCCACCTGCTCGATCTCTGCTCCGGCCGGCGCATAACCATTGTCGCCTCCTTTCCCTCGCTGAACCGGAACCAGGCCGAGTCACAACGCGGCCCCGGCGTGTTCGACCAATCCCTGGCCACCCTCAAGGAACTCAATAAGCGCGGCTACGGCCGGCCGGGCTCGGGATTGAGCATCAACCTGGTGGTCAACCCGGCCGGCGCCTTCCTGCCCGGCTCACAGGCCCGGCAGGAAAAACAGTTCCACCGCGCCCTTGAGAAAAAATGGGGCATTGCCTTTAACAACCTGTACACCTTTGCCAACATGCCCCTGGGCCGGTTCCGGGCCTGGCTGGAGAAAACCGGCAACCTGGAAGGCTACCTGCAAAAACTGACGGCCGGCTTCAACCCCTGCGCCACCGACGGTCTCATGTGCCGGACCATGATCTCGGTTGCCTGGGACGGCACCCTGTTTGACTGTGACTTCAATCAGGCGGCCGGGCTTTTTTTAAACAACGTCCGGACCCATATCTCCGAGATCGATGAGCTGCCCCGGCCGGGAACCGAGATCATGGTGGCGGACCACTGCTATACCTGCACCGCTGGGGCCGGATTCACCTGAGGCGGGACGATCAGCGCCTGAGGTTCAGGACACATCAGAGGACAGAGGACAGAGGACGGAAGACAAAAGACAGGAAAAACAGTGGACAGTGGGCGGTGGACAGTGGACGGTGGACGGTGGACAGTGGGCGGTGGACAGTGGACGGTGGACAGAAGACAGGGGGCGGATTTCTTGGAAAGAAGGGAGTACCGGACACTTGAGGAGGCTGGCCCCGATCTGGCCGGGCTGATCAGCGGGCTTGCCCGGGCCGCGGTCCGGCACCGGGGCAGGTTCACCATGGCCCTGGCCGGCGGCAACACCCCCCGGCCCCTCTACCGGACTCTGGGCCAGCCCCCTTATCGCGAAGAAATCCCCTGGGACCACTGCCATCTCTTCTGGGGTGACGAACGGTGGCTGCCGGCCGACGATCCGGCCGGCAACTACGCCATGGCCCGGCAGACCCTGCTCAACTCCATCCGGATCCCGGAACAAAACATCCACCGGATGGTCACCGAACTCGCAACCCCGGCCGACGGGGCCGCGGCCTATGCAGAGACCCTGGGCCGAAACTTTCCCGATACCGGCCCGGGCCACTATCCCGCCCTTGATCTGATCCTCCTGGGCATGGGGGCCGACGGCCACACCGCCTCCCTGTTTCCGGGCAGCGACGCGCTTGCCGCCCGTGGCTGGGTCGTGCCGGTGGAATATCCGCTTGCCGACCCGCCGGTACCCCGGCTGACCATGACCCTGCCGCTGATCAACCAGGCCCGCTGCGTTCTCTTCCTGGTGGCCGGGGAGAAGAAAAAGGAGCTGGTGGAGGCCATCCGCCGCGATCCTGAAACCGCGGCCCGCATCTATCCGGCGGCCCGGGTCCGGCCCCGGGGGCGCCTCATCTGGGCCGTGGCCGGATAATGAGACCAAGGAAGTAACAGTTACATTACAGCTGGTTGATCGCCTTGCCAAGCGGCACGCCGTTGGGGGTTGTGGCGTTCGGGTTGATGGACAACACCTCTTCCCAGGCCTTGATCGCCCCGGCCTTGTCATTGAGATCATAGCGAAGCACAATCCCCTTATTGAACCGGGACTGCTCATGGCCGGGGTTGATGGTCATTGCCCGGTCAAAGGCGCTGATCGCCTCCCGGG encodes:
- a CDS encoding VacJ family lipoprotein produces the protein MKKKNGKAAAWLFLLLLPVWAVPGVTPCFAGETGGGRSIAASGGGPADQAGFADGDEVWLLGEEEETDTARPAIADPLEPLNRFFFRFNDRLYFRVIKPVATVYARVTAEDVRICVRNFFTNLSAPVRMVNNILQGKVNAAGIELARFALNSTLGVVGLADAARDGFGLAPPLEEDLGQTLGVYGIGPGIYLNWPLLGPSTVRDTVGMVGDAFLEPLTYVANGRLETSALFYGVEELNHASLTLGDYELFITTSLDPYSAMRDIYYQYRQGRINDLSGRGDGPAR
- the mlaD gene encoding outer membrane lipid asymmetry maintenance protein MlaD, which codes for MKKLTTELTVGIFMITGFFAFVYLSLQLGEFSIFAMEKNYTLQAEFDNVTGLKPGASVEIAGVVVGRVAKIVLAADDMARVVMLIDKNVKIGKDAIASIKTRGLIGDKYIRILQDGGGEPLADGGMILETESAIDIEALVSKYIFGNM
- a CDS encoding ATP-binding cassette domain-containing protein encodes the protein MSKPIIQFVDVVKRFGPQVVLNRVNLEIPVGRTTVIAGQSGQGKSVTLRLILGLMRPDSGQVLVEGRDVARMSPRQLGELRTNFGVLFQGAALFDSLTVFGNVALPLQERTRSSRRQIRERVMTTLEQLDLAGHQDKYPAQLSGGMKKRVGLARALQLDPRIMLFDEPTTGLDPARTMEIYRLFDRTHCRLGYTAVIVSHDIPKVFNLADQVIILNDGGMKQFSSPEEIQWSDDPEIREFVKMTMGQIYQSQSAEQGL
- a CDS encoding MlaE family lipid ABC transporter permease subunit — encoded protein: MLQRIERLGNSTIYYVYDLGRMGLFLLSTLKGTVKQPFRLAALVREIRLIGANSVVVIFFTAAFTGLVLGLQGYYTLRQFGSEGLLGSAVALSLIRELGPVLTALMVTGRAGSAMCAELGIMRISEQIDALECMAVDPFRYLIAPKFLATLIAVPILTLFFDVVGIFGGYLAGVKLLGVNPGAYFSGMENSVVNQDINLGLIKSMVFAVLIAWICIGRGYFVQDIRGAGFGAESVSRVTTQAVVLSSISILVWDYLLTAMLL
- the zwf gene encoding glucose-6-phosphate dehydrogenase, translating into MNTNSGASDHPCPRPDPAGTEPCTIVIFGASGDLTARKLIPALCSLYASGRLPQPITVVGCGRTVMSHEQFRARLKNGWSGDDPAWTRFAGQLFYHPVAYDSADSFQGLAEFLRDLDQSRNTAGNRIFYLATPPFLYPVVAGMLGDLGLAAEGTSGNGWARIVVEKPFGRDLTTAMELDRKLHTGFQEQQVFRIDHYLAKETVQNILMLRFANAIFEPIWNRSFIDYVGIIAGEQLGVEHRAGYYDRAGVLRDMFQNHMMQLLALTAMEPPSLFEADRAQDEKAKVYRSLKPFAAASIQDNLILGQYGAGSIAGKPVAAYRQEPGVDPDSLTPTFALMRLHIDNWRWQGVPFYLASGKRLRNKVTRIVVQFKEVPHSMFRQVLGEHISANRLILGIYPREEISLTFQAKRPGSKFCLQPVTMDFNYDTSFSSPRPDAYQNVLLDCIQGDQMLFWRQDGVELCWSFLSPILEACEACPDPDMLLKSYPAGSWGPAPAEKWMRLIVNPFPGGYESTPRPGSPA
- a CDS encoding arsenosugar biosynthesis-associated peroxidase-like protein — translated: METYYQPKDLAKFGDIGKGAPELGRKFFEYYNAVFADGELSEREKSLIALAVAHAVQCPYCIDAYTQACLEKGSNVDEMTEAIHVATAIRGGASLVHGVQMRNVAGKLSL
- the arsS gene encoding arsenosugar biosynthesis radical SAM protein ArsS (Some members of this family are selenoproteins.), translated to MMLNREKNSFRQTLASHGIRLTRGRATTLQVNVGLLCNQSCHHCHLNAGPGRDEVMGQETIDQVVALAGRFRFETIDITGGAPEMNPHISDLLRRLAPLAPTVILRSNLTAVSEPGRRHLLDLCSGRRITIVASFPSLNRNQAESQRGPGVFDQSLATLKELNKRGYGRPGSGLSINLVVNPAGAFLPGSQARQEKQFHRALEKKWGIAFNNLYTFANMPLGRFRAWLEKTGNLEGYLQKLTAGFNPCATDGLMCRTMISVAWDGTLFDCDFNQAAGLFLNNVRTHISEIDELPRPGTEIMVADHCYTCTAGAGFT
- the pgl gene encoding 6-phosphogluconolactonase, which translates into the protein MDSGRWTVDGGRWTVGGGQWTVDRRQGADFLERREYRTLEEAGPDLAGLISGLARAAVRHRGRFTMALAGGNTPRPLYRTLGQPPYREEIPWDHCHLFWGDERWLPADDPAGNYAMARQTLLNSIRIPEQNIHRMVTELATPADGAAAYAETLGRNFPDTGPGHYPALDLILLGMGADGHTASLFPGSDALAARGWVVPVEYPLADPPVPRLTMTLPLINQARCVLFLVAGEKKKELVEAIRRDPETAARIYPAARVRPRGRLIWAVAG